The following coding sequences lie in one Mus musculus strain C57BL/6J chromosome 11, GRCm38.p6 C57BL/6J genomic window:
- the Wdr81 gene encoding WD repeat-containing protein 81 isoform X2, protein MAQGSRRRKVVLTAGSEGWSPSSGPDMEELLRSVERDLNIDARQLALAPGGTHVVALVSTRWLASLRERRLGPCPRAEGLGEAEVRTLLQRSVQRLPPGWTRVEVHGLRKRRLSYPLGGGVPFEEGSCSPETLTRFMQEVAAQNYRNLWRHAYHTYGQPYSHSTAPSALPALDSIRQALQRVYGCTFLPVGESIPCLSNVRDGPCPSRGSPACPSLLRAEALLESPEMLYVVHPYVQFSLHDVVTFSPAKLTNSQAKVLFLLFRVLRAMDACHRQGLACGALSLHHIAVDEKLCSELRLDLSAYEMPSEDENQEGSEEKNGTGIKSEKEGEGRTECPTCQKELRGLVLDWVHGRISNFHYLMQLNRLAGRRQGDPNYHPVLPWVVDFTTPYGRFRDLRKSKFRLNKGDKQLDFTYEMTRQAFVAGGAGSGEPPHVPHHISDVLSDITYYVYKARRTPRSVLCGHVRAQWEPHEYPATMERMQTWTPDECIPEFYTDPSIFCSIHPDMPDLDVPAWCSSNQEFVAAHRALLESWEVSQDLHHWIDLTFGYKLQGKEAVKEKNVCLHLVDAHTHLTSYGVVQLFDQPHPQRLAGSPALAPEPPLIPRLLVQPIREATGQEDISGQLINGAGRLVVEATPCETGWTRDRPGTGEDDLEQATEALDSISLPGKAGDQPGSSSSQASPGLLSFSAPSGSRPGRRSKAAGLDPGEGEEGKIVLPEGFSPIQALEELEKVGNFLAKGLGSQLEEPEKPHAQPPVHLQSLFHRDMQVLGVLLAEMVFATRVRILQPDAPLWVRFEAVRGLCIRHSKDIPVSLQPVLDTLLQLSGPKSPMVSKKGKLDPLFEYRPVSQGLPPPSPAQLLSPFSSVVPFPPYFPALHKFILLYQARRVEDEVQGRELAFALWQQLGAVLNDITPEGLEILLPFVLSLMSEEHTAVYTAWYLFEPVAKALGPKNANKYLLKPLIGAYESPCRLHGRFYLYTDCFVAQLVVRLGLQAFLTHLLPHVLQVLAGVEASQEEGKGLVGTTEDEESELPVSGPGSCAFGEEIQMDGQPAASSGLGLPDYRSGVSFHDQADLPDTEDFQAGLYVAESPQPQEAEAVSLGQLSDKSSTSEASQGEERGGDDGGAPADKNSVKSGDSSQDLKQSEGSEEEEEEEGCVVLEEDQEDEVTGTSELTLSDTMLSMETVVAPGDGRDREEEEEPLTEQTEGKEQKILLDTACKMVRWLSAKLGPTVASRHVARNLLRLLTSCYVGPTRQQFTVSSDDTPPLNAGNIYQKRPVLGDIVSGPVLSCLLHIAYLYGEPVLTYQYLPYISYLVAPGSNSNPSRLNSRKEAGLLAAVTLTQKIIVYLSDTTLMDILPRISHEVLLPVLGFLTSFVTGFPSGAQARTVLCVKTISLIALICLRIGQEMVQQHLSEPVATFFQVFSHLHELRQQDLPLDPKGCTEGQLPEATFSDGQRRPVDPTLLEELQKVFTLEMAYTIYVPFSCLLGIAHHVPLHRVGDIIRKIIPNHELVGELAGLYLESMSPSSRNPASMEPTMASAGPEWDPQSGSCLQDDGHSGTFGSVLVGNRIQIPDSQPQSPGPLGSLSGVGSSGGLSNRNEDNALKRELPRSAHGLSGNWLAYWQYEIGVSQQDAHFHFHQIRLQSFPGHTGAVKCVAALSSEDFFLSGSKDRTVRLWPLYNYGDGTNETASRLIYAQHRKSVFYVGQLEAPQYVVSCDGAVHVWDPFTGKTLRTVDPSDSRVPLTAVAVMPAPHTSITMASSDSTLRFVDCRKPGLQAVEGSVLISSSSDHSLTVWKELEQKPTHHYKSASDPIHTFDLYGSEVVTGTVANKIGVCSLLEPPSQATTKLSSENFRGTLTSLALLPTKRHLLLGSDNGIIRLLA, encoded by the exons ATGGCCCAGGGGAGCAGAAGGCGGAAAGTGGTTCTTACAGCAGGGTCCGAGGGCTGGTCCCCTTCCTCAGGACCTGACATGGAGGAGCTGCTCCGGAGCGTGGAGAGAGATCTGAACATTGATGCCCGGCAGCTGGCCCTGGCGCCGGGGGGCACTCATGTAGTGGCCCTAGTGTCCACGCGTTGGCTGGCTAGTCTCCGGGAGCGCCGACTGGGACCCTGTCCCCGGGCTGAGGGCCTGGGTGAAGCAGAAGTCAGGACTTTACTGCAACGTTCGGTACAGAGGCTGCCCCCAGGCTGGACTCGAGTGGAGGTGCATGGGCTGCGGAAACGGAGACTGTCCTACCCGCTGGGTGGAGGCGTGCCCTTTGAGGAGGGGTCCTGTAGCCCTGAAACTCTCACTCGGTTCATGCAGGAGGTGGCTGCCCAGAATTACCGGAACCTGTGGCGCCATGCATACCACACTTATGGACAGCCTTACAGCCACAGCACTGCCCCCTCAGCTCTACCTGCCCTAGACTCTATACGACAAGCTCTCCAGAGGGTGTATGGATGCACCTTCTTGCCAGTGGGTGAATCCATCCCATGTCTATCAAATGTCAGGGATGGGCCCTGCCCCTCTcggggcagccctgcctgcccCAGCCTTTTGCGAGCTGAGGCTTTGCTGGAGTCGCCCGAGATGCTCTATGTGGTACACCCTTATGTGCAATTCTCCCTGCATGATGTAGTTACCTTCAGCCCTGCCAAGCTGACCAACAGCCAAGCCAAGgtgctctttcttctcttccgTGTTCTGAGGGCCATGGATGCCTGTCACCGCCAGGGGCTGGCCTGTGGGGCTCTGTCTTTGCACCACATTGCTGTAGACGAGAAGCTATGCAGTGAGCTCCGGCTGGACCTGAGCGCTTACGAGATGCCTTCCGAGGATGAAAACCAGGAGGGCTCTGAAGAGAAAAATGGGACAGGCATTAAGTCTgaaaaagagggggaagggagaactgAGTGTCCCACCTGCCAGAAAGAACTTCGGGGCCTTGTGCTAGACTGGGTCCATGGCCGAATCAGCAACTTCCACTACCTCATGCAGCTGAATCGGTTGGCAGGTCGACGGCAGGGGGATCCCAACTATCACCCAGTGCTGCCCTGGGTGGTGGACTTTACCACACCTTATGGGCGCTTCCGAGACCTTCGTAAATCCAAGTTCCGACTCAACAAGGGAGATAAGCAATTGGACTTCACCTATGAGATGACCCGGCAGGCATTTGTTGCAGGTGGTGCAGGAAGTGGGGAGCCACCCCATGTTCCTCACCACATCTCTGACGTGCTCTCTGACATCACGTACTATGTATACAAGGCCCGTCGCACACCGCGCTCGGTGCTCTGTGGACATGTCCGAGCGCAGTGGGAACCCCACGAGTATCCTGCCACCATGGAGCGGATGCAGACCTGGACACCGGATGAGTGCATACCCGAGTTCTACACGGACCCCTCTATCTTTTGCTCTATCCACCCTGACATGCCCGACCTGGATGTGCCGGCCTGGTGCAGTTCTAACCAGGAATTTGTGGCTGCCCATCGAGCCCTCCTGGAGAGCTGGGAGGTGTCCCAAGACCTGCATCACTGGATTGATCTTACCTTTGGCTACAAACTCCAGGGCAAAGAAGCTGTGAAGGAGAAGAATGTGTGTCTGCACCTGGTGGACGCTCACACCCATCTGACCAGCTATGGCGTGGTACAGCTATTTGATCAGCCACACCCCCAACGCCTGGCTGGATCTCCTGCCCTGGCCCCTGAACCTCCACTCATCCCCCGGCTGTTGGTCCAGCCTATTCGGGAGGCCACAGGCCAGGAGGACATTTCAGGACAACTTATAAATGGTGCGGGCAGGCTTGTCGTAGAGGCCACTCCATGTGAGACTGGCTGGACTAGAGATAGGCCTGGGACAGGAGAAGATGATTTAGAACAGGCTACAGAAGCTCTGGATTCCATCTCCCTCCCCGGGAAAGCAGGTGACCAGCCAGGCTCTTCCTCCAGTCAAGCATCACCTGGCCTGTTGTCTTTTTCTGCACCCTCGGGGTCTCGACCAGGCCGTAGGAGCAAAGCTGCCGGGTTGGACCCTGGGGAGGGTGAAGAGGGCAAGATTGTCCTTCCAGAGGGCTTCAGTCCCATACAGGCCttggaagagctggagaaagtGGGTAACTTCCTGGCCAAAGGCCTAGGGAGCCAGTTGGAGGAGCCTGAAAAGCCTCACGCCCAGCCACCTGTGCACCTGCAGAGCCTCTTCCATCGAGACATGCAGGTCCTGGGTGTCCTGTTGGCTGAGATGGTGTTTGCCACCAGGGTCCGGATACTGCAGCCTGATGCACCTTTGTGGGTACGCTTTGAGGCTGTTCGGGGTCTCTGCATACGCCACTCCAAGGACATCCCCGTGTCTCTGCAGCCTGTGCTAGACACACTCCTACAGCTGAGCGGACCCAAAAGTCCCATGGTGTCGAAGAAGGGCAAGCTAGACCCACTGTTTGAGTATAGGCCGGTTTCCCAGGGATTACCcccacccagcccagcccagctcctCAGCCCCTTCAGCTCCGTGGTCCCCTTCCCTCCATACTTCCCAGCACTGCACAAGTTCATTCTTTTATATCAGGCCCGGCGTGTGGAGGATGAGGTCCAGGGTCGGGAGCTGGCGTTTGCTCTGTGGCAGCAGCTGGGTGCGGTGTTAAATGACATCACTCCCGAGGgcttagagatcctcctgcctttcgtGCTGTCGCTCATGTCTGAGGAGCACACGGCTGTGTACACAGCCTGGTACCTATTTGAACCCGTTGCCAAGGCCCTGGGCCCCAAAAATGCCAACAAGTACCTCCTGAAGCCTCTCATCGGTGCCTATGAGAGCCCCTGCCGCCTGCATGGCCGCTTCTACCTGTACACCGACTGTTTTGTGGCCCAGTTGGTGGTGCGGCTGGGCTTGCAGGCCTTCCTCACCCACCTGCTGCCCCATGTCCTCCAGGTACTGGCTGGGGTGGAGGCTTCCCAGGAGGAGGGCAAAGGCCTGGTCGGGACCACTGAGGATGAGGAAAGTGAGCTCCCGGTGTCCGGGCCTGGCTCCTGTGCCTTTGGGGAAGAGATTCAGATGGATGGGCAGCCGGCTGCTTCCTCAGGACTGGGGCTCCCAGACTACAGGTCGGGCGTCAGCTTCCATGACCAGGCCGACCTGCCGGACACGGAGGACTTCCAAGCTGGACTCTACGTGGCTGAATCTCCACagccccaggaggctgaggccgtGAGCCTGGGCCAGCTGAGTGATAAGAGCAGTACCAGCGAAGCCTCCCAGGGCgaggagaggggtggggatgATGGCGGTGCCCCTGCGGACAAGAACAGCGTCAAGTCAGGGGACAGCAGCCAGGACTTGAAGCAGAGCGAAGgctctgaggaagaggaggaggaggaaggctgtGTGGTGTtggaggaggaccaggaggatGAAGTCACGGGAACATCCGAGCTCACTCTGTCTGACACGATGCTGTCCATGGAGACGGTGGTGGCTCCTGGtgatgggagagacagagaagaggaagaggagccgCTGACAGAGCAGACagaaggcaaagaacaaaagatcCTCCTTG ATACAGCCTGCAAGATGGTCCGCTGGCTGTCTGCCAAGCTTGGCCCCACAGTAGCCTCTCGCCATGTGGCCCGGAACCTGCTGCGCCTGCTGACATCTTGTTATGTTG GGCCCACTCGACAGCAGTTCACCGTCAGCAGTGATGACACCCCTCCACTGAATGCCGGCAACATCTACCAGAAGAGGCCAGTCCTAGGTGACATCGTGTCGGGGCCTGTGCTCAGCTGCCTCCTCCACATTGCCTACCTGTATGGAGAACCCGTTCTCACCTACCAGTACCTGCCCTACATCAGCTACCTG GTAGCCCCAGGGAGCAACTCAAACCCCAGCCGACTGAACAGCCGCAAGGAGGCCGGGCTGCTGGCAGCGGTGACACTGACGCAGAAAATCATCGTATACCTCTCTGACACGACCCTCATGGACATTCTGCCCCGCATTAGCCACGAGGTCTTGCTGCCTGTGCTTGGCTTCCTCACCTCCTTCGTCACAGG GTTCCCCAGTGGGGCCCAGGCCCGGACTGTCCTATGCGTGAAAACCATCAGTCTCATCGCCCTCATCTGCTTGCGCATCGGGCAGGAGATGGTCCAGCAGCACCTGAGTGAGCCAGTGGCCACCTTCTTCCAAGTCTTCTCTCATCTGCATGAGCTTCggcagcag GATCTGCCACTGGATCCTAAGGGCTGTACTGAGGGCCAGCTGCCAGAGGCGACCTTCTCTGATGGGCAGCGACGACCAGTGGACCCCACCCTGCTGGAAGAGCTGCAGAAGGTGTTCACCCTGGAAATGGCGTACACAATCTACGTACCTTTCTCCTGCCTGTTGGGTATTGCCCATCACGTTCCTTTGCACAGAGTTG GTGACATCATCCGGAAAATCATCCCCAACCATGAGTTGGTCGGGGAGCTGGCAGGGCTCTATCTGGAAAGCATGAGCCCGAGCTCTCGAAACCCAGCCAGCATGGAACCCACCATGGCTAGTGCCGGCCCTGAATGGGACCCTCAGAGTGGGAGCTGTCTCCAGGACGATGGCCACTCAGGGACCTTTGGGAGTGTCCTGGTTGGAAATCGCATCCAGATCCCTGACTCTCAGCCCCAGAGTCCTGGGCCACTGGGCTCCCTCTCTGGAGTGGGTAGTAGCGGAGGCCTCAGCAACAGGAATGAAGACAACGCCCTGAAGCGGGAGCTGCCTCGGAGTGCCCATGGGCTGAGCGGGAACTGGCTGGCGTACTGGCAGTACGAGATCGGTGTGAGCCAGCAGGATGCCCACTTCCACTTCCACCAGATCCGCCTGCAGAGCTTCCCAGGGCACACGGGGGCCGTCAAATGCGTGGCCGCCCTGAGCAGTGAAGACTTCTTTCTGAGTGGCAGCAAGGACCGGACTGTGCGCCTCTGGCCGCTGTACAACTATGGGGACGGGACCAATGAGACGGCTTCCCGCCTCATCTATGCCCAGCACCGCAAAAGCGTCTTCTACGTGGGCCAGCTTGAGGCCCCGCAGTATGTGGTGAGCTGTGATGGGGCAGTGCACGTCTGGGACCCCTTCACAG GAAAGACCCTTCGCACAGTGGATCCTTCAGACAGCCGGGTGCCCCTGACGGCTGTGGCTGTCATGCCTGCCCCACACACCAGCATCACCATGGCCAGCTCCGACTCCACTCTGCGCTTTGTGGACTGCAGGAAGCCAGGCTTGCAG GCTGTAGAGGGCAGCGTGCTCATCAGCTCCTCTTCCGACCATTCCTTGACTGTTTGGAAGGAGCTGGAACAGAAGCCCACGCACCACTACAAGTCAGCGTCCGACCCAATCCACACCTTTGACCTGTACGGCAGCGAGGTGGTCACCGGCACTGTAGCCAACAAGATTGGTGTCTGTTCCCTGCTTGAGCCACCCTCTCAGGCCACCACAAAGCTCAGTTCCGAGAACTTCCGTGGCACGCTCACTAGTCTGGCTTTGCTGCCCACGAAACGCCACCTCCTGCTGGGCTCGGACAATGGCATCATCCGCCTCCTGGCATAG